The uncultured Fusobacterium sp. genome has a segment encoding these proteins:
- a CDS encoding MIP/aquaporin family protein: MTPGAMYLAEFLGTAFLLLLGNGINMTLSLNKSYGKGGGWMVTCFGWGIAVSMAAYLTGWVSGAHLNPALTIALAFGGTLDWGLVPGYIIAQILGGIVGAILAYLTYKNLMDEEPDAGTKLGVFATGPAIDNKPWNVVTEAVGTAILVIGILAIGYGQNMVEPGIKPFLVGMLICVIGMATGGATGFAINPARDLGPRIAHAILPIKGKGDSNWGYAWVPIVGPIIGALIGVGIFNLFSTNCAACL, translated from the coding sequence ATGACACCAGGTGCAATGTATTTAGCAGAGTTTTTAGGAACAGCATTTCTTTTACTTTTAGGTAATGGGATCAATATGACTCTAAGCCTAAATAAAAGTTATGGAAAAGGTGGAGGTTGGATGGTTACTTGCTTTGGTTGGGGTATAGCAGTATCTATGGCAGCCTACTTAACAGGTTGGGTAAGTGGAGCTCACTTAAATCCAGCTTTAACTATTGCTTTAGCTTTTGGAGGAACATTAGATTGGGGATTAGTACCAGGATATATCATAGCTCAAATATTAGGAGGAATTGTTGGAGCTATATTAGCATATCTAACTTATAAAAATCTAATGGATGAAGAACCAGATGCTGGAACTAAATTAGGGGTTTTTGCAACAGGACCAGCAATTGATAACAAACCTTGGAATGTGGTAACAGAAGCTGTAGGAACAGCAATATTAGTTATTGGAATATTAGCAATTGGATATGGACAAAATATGGTTGAACCAGGAATTAAACCATTCTTAGTAGGAATGTTAATTTGTGTAATTGGAATGGCTACTGGAGGAGCAACAGGATTCGCCATTAACCCAGCAAGAGACCTTGGACCAAGAATAGCACATGCAATTCTTCCAATTAAAGGAAAAGGAGATTCAAACTGGGGATATGCTTGGGTACCAATTGTAGGACCTATTATTGGTGCATTAATAGGAGTAGGAATATTTAATCTATTCTCAACTAACTGTGCAGCTTGTTTATAA
- a CDS encoding glycerophosphodiester phosphodiesterase — protein sequence MSKIFAHRGYSGNYPENTMLAFKKAIECGVDGIELDVQLTKDGEVVIIHDETIDRTTTGQGYVADYTYEELEKFDASYKFKDCGFNKIPTLKEYFELVKDLKLITNIELKTGVNQYLGIEEKVWEMIKEYKLEDRVIISSFNHFSVMRMKKIAPQLKYGFLSEDWIIDAGKYTHSHGVQCYHPSYNNLIPEVIDELKKYDLEINTWTVNEEKDMEYLYSKGIDVIITNYPELAKEVKNKN from the coding sequence ATGAGTAAAATTTTTGCCCATAGAGGATATAGTGGAAACTATCCAGAAAATACGATGTTAGCTTTCAAAAAAGCCATTGAATGTGGAGTAGATGGAATTGAATTAGATGTTCAACTTACAAAAGATGGAGAAGTTGTCATCATCCATGATGAAACTATAGATAGAACAACTACTGGACAAGGATATGTTGCAGATTATACTTATGAAGAACTAGAGAAATTTGATGCTTCATATAAATTTAAAGATTGTGGTTTTAATAAAATTCCTACACTTAAAGAGTACTTTGAATTAGTGAAAGATTTAAAATTAATAACAAATATTGAATTAAAAACAGGGGTAAATCAATACTTAGGAATAGAAGAAAAAGTTTGGGAAATGATAAAGGAATATAAATTAGAAGATAGAGTTATTATTTCTAGTTTTAATCATTTTTCAGTTATGAGGATGAAAAAAATAGCTCCTCAATTAAAATATGGCTTTTTATCAGAAGATTGGATAATAGATGCAGGAAAATATACACACTCTCATGGAGTTCAATGTTATCATCCAAGTTATAATAATCTTATACCAGAAGTTATAGATGAGTTAAAAAAGTATGATTTGGAGATTAATACTTGGACAGTAAATGAAGAAAAAGATATGGAGTATTTATATTCAAAAGGGATAGATGTAATTATTACTAACTATCCAGAATTAGCTAAAGAAGTAAAAAATAAAAATTAA
- the glpK gene encoding glycerol kinase GlpK encodes MDKKYIIALDQGTTSSRAIIFDSDQKIVGVAQKEFTQIYPKEGWVEHDPMEIWSSQSGVLAEVIARTGVSQHDIIGIGITNQRETTIVWDKNTGKPVYNAIVWQCRRTAKICDELKKIEGLDEYVKENTGLLIDAYFSGTKIKWILDNVEGAREKAEKGDLLFGTVDTWLIWKLTNGKVHATDYTNASRTMIYNIKKLEWDEKLLNILGIPKSMLPEVKDSSGTFGYANLGGKGGHRVPIAGVAGDQQAALFGQACFKEGDSKNTYGTGCFLLMNTGSKMVRSQNGLVTTIAIGLNGKVEYALEGSIFIGGASVQWLRDELKLVGESRDTEYFARKVKDSAGVYVVPAFVGLGAPYWDMYARGAIVGLTRGANKNHIIRATLESIAYQTRDVLEAMQEDSGIKLASLKVDGGAAANNFLMEFQADILGTAVRRPVTLETTALGAAYLAGLAVGFWETKDEISSQWKLDNEFVPNMSEEERAKKYNGWKKAVKRALAWEEE; translated from the coding sequence ATGGATAAAAAATATATTATAGCATTAGACCAAGGAACTACAAGCTCAAGAGCCATAATATTTGATAGTGATCAAAAAATCGTAGGAGTAGCTCAAAAAGAATTTACACAAATCTATCCAAAAGAAGGTTGGGTAGAGCATGATCCTATGGAAATTTGGTCAAGCCAAAGTGGAGTTTTAGCAGAAGTAATTGCTAGAACTGGAGTTTCTCAACATGATATAATAGGTATTGGAATAACTAACCAAAGGGAAACAACAATAGTTTGGGATAAAAATACAGGAAAACCAGTATATAATGCAATAGTTTGGCAGTGTAGAAGAACTGCAAAAATTTGTGATGAATTGAAAAAAATAGAAGGATTGGATGAGTATGTAAAAGAAAATACTGGACTTCTAATAGATGCATATTTCTCTGGAACAAAAATTAAATGGATTTTAGACAATGTAGAAGGAGCTAGAGAAAAAGCTGAAAAAGGAGACTTACTATTTGGAACAGTTGATACTTGGCTAATTTGGAAATTAACAAATGGAAAAGTACATGCTACTGACTATACAAATGCTTCAAGAACAATGATTTATAATATTAAAAAATTAGAATGGGATGAAAAATTATTAAATATTTTAGGAATCCCTAAATCAATGTTACCAGAAGTAAAAGATAGTAGTGGAACATTTGGATATGCTAACCTTGGAGGAAAAGGTGGACATAGAGTTCCTATAGCAGGTGTAGCTGGAGACCAACAAGCAGCTCTATTTGGACAAGCTTGTTTCAAAGAGGGAGATTCAAAAAATACATATGGAACAGGATGTTTCCTATTAATGAATACTGGAAGTAAAATGGTAAGAAGCCAAAATGGACTAGTAACTACTATTGCTATTGGACTTAATGGAAAAGTTGAGTATGCATTAGAGGGAAGTATATTTATTGGTGGAGCTAGCGTTCAATGGTTAAGAGATGAATTGAAATTAGTAGGAGAGTCTAGAGATACTGAGTACTTTGCAAGAAAAGTAAAAGATAGTGCTGGAGTTTATGTAGTACCAGCTTTCGTAGGATTAGGAGCTCCATATTGGGATATGTATGCAAGAGGAGCTATAGTTGGACTTACTCGTGGTGCTAATAAAAATCATATTATAAGAGCTACTTTGGAATCAATAGCATATCAAACAAGAGATGTACTTGAAGCTATGCAAGAGGATTCTGGAATAAAATTAGCAAGTCTTAAAGTTGACGGAGGAGCAGCTGCAAATAATTTCTTAATGGAATTCCAAGCAGACATTTTAGGTACTGCTGTAAGAAGACCAGTTACTCTTGAAACAACAGCTTTAGGAGCAGCTTATCTAGCAGGATTAGCAGTAGGATTCTGGGAAACTAAAGATGAAATTAGCTCTCAATGGAAATTGGACAACGAGTTTGTTCCAAATATGAGTGAAGAAGAAAGAGCTAAAAAATATAATGGATGGAAGAAAGCTGT
- a CDS encoding glycerol-3-phosphate responsive antiterminator gives MQNIREILERNPIIPALKNDNYLDEAIKSSSEIVFVIMANILNIKEIVRKLKEAQKIVYVHVDMIDGLSSSNNGVEYLMKEIKPDGIITTKHNIVAFANKNGIKVIQRFFVLDSFSLENTISHIKENKPSAVEILPGLMPKIIKKINASIRIPVITGGLVDEKEDIINALTSGAVGISTTCKNIWEI, from the coding sequence ATGCAAAATATAAGAGAGATATTAGAAAGAAATCCAATTATTCCAGCTTTAAAAAATGATAATTATTTAGATGAGGCTATTAAAAGTAGTAGTGAAATAGTTTTTGTTATTATGGCAAATATTCTAAATATTAAAGAGATTGTTAGAAAACTAAAAGAAGCTCAAAAAATAGTGTATGTTCATGTGGATATGATAGATGGATTATCTAGCTCAAATAATGGTGTAGAGTATTTAATGAAAGAGATAAAACCAGATGGAATAATAACTACTAAGCATAATATAGTTGCTTTTGCTAATAAAAATGGAATAAAAGTTATTCAAAGATTTTTTGTTTTAGATTCGTTCTCTTTAGAAAATACAATTTCTCATATTAAAGAAAATAAACCTAGTGCTGTTGAAATTTTACCAGGACTTATGCCTAAAATAATAAAAAAGATAAATGCATCTATAAGAATACCTGTAATAACAGGAGGACTTGTTGATGAAAAAGAGGATATAATAAATGCATTAACTTCTGGAGCAGTAGGAATATCTACAACATGTAAAAATATTTGGGAAATATAA